Proteins co-encoded in one Brassica oleracea var. oleracea cultivar TO1000 chromosome C4, BOL, whole genome shotgun sequence genomic window:
- the LOC106337168 gene encoding cytokinin riboside 5'-monophosphate phosphoribohydrolase LOG1-like gives MEVEPKFKKICVFCGSSAGNKTSYRDAAIELGAELVSKNIDLVYGGGSIGLMGLISQAVYNGGRHVIGVIPKTIMPKEITGETVGEVKAVADMHQRKAEMARHSDAFIALPGGYGTLEELLEVITWAQLGIHDKPVGLLNVEGYYNSLLSFIDKAVEEGFITPTARHIIVSAPSAKDLVKKLEEYVPRHEKVASKKSWEMEQIGQSPTCQISR, from the exons ATGGAAGTTGAACCAAAGTTCAAGAAAATATGTGTGTTTTGTGGAAGTAGTGCTGGTAATAAAACCAGTTACAGAGATGCTGCTATCGAACTCGGAGCCGAACTG GTATCGAAAAATATCGATCTTGTCTATGGTGGAGGGAGCATTGGTTTAATGGGTTTGATTTCTCAAGCTGTTTACAATGGAGGTCGCCATGTCATCGG GGTTATCCCCAAGACAATAATGCCAAAAGAG ATAACAGGAGAGACAGTGGGAGAAGTGAAGGCAGTAGCAGACATGCACCAAAGGAAAGCTGAAATGGCTAGGCACTCTGATGCTTTTATTGCTTTGCCTG GTGGATATGGTACACTTGAAGAGCTTCTTGAAGTAATCACTTGGGCACAGCTTGGAATCCATGATAAACCA GTGGGACTATTGAATGTGGAAGGATACTACAATTCATTGTTATCATTCATAGACAAAGCAGTGGAAGAAGGTTTCATTACACCAACTGCTCGTCATATCATTGTTTCTGCTCCTTCTGCAAAAGACCTTGTCAAGAAACTTGAG GAATATGTACCAAGGCATGAGAAGGTCGCCTCAAAGAAAAGTTGGGAGATGGAGCAAATTGGGCAGAGTCCCACTTGTCAAATCTCAAGATGA